One Jeotgalicoccus saudimassiliensis DNA window includes the following coding sequences:
- a CDS encoding helix-turn-helix domain-containing protein gives MYRKHSIDFKIKVVNEYLTGNNGFNRLESKYGITSSLIRTWVNQFNQNGVQGLTAGMTKSTYSKSFKLEVIQYRLEHHLSYRETANAFDIPNPSIIAQWQSRYHQYGILGLETQPKGRPSKLMNKKQSRKKRNESQPLNETEREELERLRIENRKLEVAIALEKKLQSLARDKRTKK, from the coding sequence GTATAGAAAACATTCAATCGATTTCAAGATTAAAGTGGTGAATGAGTATTTAACGGGGAACAATGGCTTTAACAGACTGGAAAGTAAGTATGGTATTACCAGTAGTTTAATCCGTACATGGGTCAATCAATTCAATCAAAATGGTGTTCAAGGATTGACGGCAGGGATGACAAAATCCACTTATTCCAAGTCATTTAAACTCGAGGTCATACAGTACCGTCTCGAACATCATTTATCATACAGGGAAACAGCGAATGCTTTTGACATACCGAATCCCTCAATCATTGCTCAGTGGCAGAGTCGGTATCATCAATATGGTATTCTGGGTTTAGAAACCCAACCGAAAGGCAGGCCGTCTAAACTGATGAATAAGAAACAATCCAGGAAGAAACGAAATGAAAGTCAGCCATTGAACGAAACAGAACGTGAGGAACTGGAACGTTTAAGAATTGAGAACCGTAAGCTGGAGGTCGCCATTGCCCTGGAAAAAAAGTTACAATCCTTAGCTCGAGACAAACGAACAAAGAAATAG
- a CDS encoding IS3 family transposase: MIIELRKTGRYQLKELLETAKIAKSVFKYWNDRLPEQHDKEAEIVESIQTIVAESKGRYGYRRVCLALKNKGMIVNHKKVLRLMRKYQLLCGKFKHRNRQYKAYKGKVGKIAKNKLSRRFKTDRPYQKVLTDITQFNIPASGEKLYLSPFMDAFSGEILSCKINRSPTLDIAIDPLIDLIQQRPMLDYRMTVHSDQGWHYQHRQWVKYLKKHQTFQSMSRKGNCLDNSPMENFFGLLKQEMFYGQQFTTYTELESAIHQYIAFYNNDRIKTKLKGMSPVNYRRHTFNKIA, translated from the coding sequence GTGATCATAGAGTTAAGGAAAACAGGGCGCTATCAGCTGAAAGAACTGCTTGAGACCGCAAAAATCGCAAAAAGTGTATTTAAGTACTGGAATGACCGGCTACCGGAGCAGCACGATAAAGAGGCTGAAATCGTCGAATCCATCCAGACGATCGTGGCTGAAAGCAAAGGCAGATATGGCTATCGTCGGGTCTGTTTGGCATTGAAAAATAAAGGGATGATAGTGAATCACAAGAAAGTGCTGCGTTTGATGCGGAAATATCAATTGCTTTGCGGTAAGTTTAAGCATAGAAACCGACAATACAAAGCATATAAAGGAAAAGTCGGTAAAATTGCTAAGAACAAACTGTCCCGCCGGTTTAAAACAGATCGTCCATATCAAAAAGTATTGACGGATATCACTCAGTTCAACATTCCAGCGTCCGGGGAGAAGCTTTACTTGTCGCCGTTCATGGATGCATTCAGCGGAGAGATTCTGTCTTGCAAAATCAATCGTTCACCCACACTGGATATCGCAATCGACCCTTTAATCGATTTGATTCAACAACGACCGATGTTGGACTATCGAATGACCGTCCACTCGGATCAGGGCTGGCACTATCAGCATAGACAGTGGGTCAAATACCTTAAGAAGCATCAGACATTCCAAAGTATGTCGAGAAAAGGCAACTGTCTGGATAATTCTCCAATGGAGAATTTCTTCGGGCTGTTGAAACAGGAAATGTTTTATGGCCAACAGTTTACGACCTATACAGAACTGGAATCTGCGATTCATCAATATATCGCTTTCTATAACAATGATAGAATTAAAACAAAACTAAAAGGCATGTCCCCTGTCAATTACAGGAGACACACCTTTAATAAAATCGCTTAA
- a CDS encoding SDR family oxidoreductase: MTQTVLITGAGTGFGKNIAFALAEKGNPVIATVEVMSQVSALEQEARERGVTMQIEKLDVTNAKDREKAWTWDIDVLVNNAAVKEGGSLVDIPEENLRHQFEANVFGPILLTKGFARKMVENKSGRIVFVSSVSGITTNPLSGPYSGSKHTVEAFALALSKELQEFNVEVSTINPGPYLTGFNDREFETWKNWETDLSETVFDYSKTAFPSEQFDPHEVTEPAIKVILGETKQYRNVIPEKMVSGLKEKQQAVWDKKTTDGLGERNETVQKSYDIEPGTPAE; the protein is encoded by the coding sequence ATGACTCAGACAGTTCTTATTACAGGTGCCGGAACAGGCTTCGGTAAAAATATTGCATTTGCACTGGCGGAAAAAGGCAATCCGGTGATTGCAACGGTGGAAGTGATGTCGCAGGTCTCAGCGTTAGAGCAGGAAGCGCGCGAACGCGGTGTGACGATGCAGATTGAGAAACTGGACGTAACAAATGCTAAAGACCGTGAGAAAGCATGGACGTGGGATATTGATGTGCTGGTGAATAACGCTGCAGTCAAAGAAGGCGGTTCATTAGTTGATATACCGGAAGAGAATCTACGCCATCAGTTCGAGGCTAACGTTTTTGGACCGATACTCTTAACTAAAGGATTTGCCCGTAAAATGGTAGAGAATAAGAGCGGACGTATCGTGTTTGTATCGTCGGTATCAGGGATTACAACAAATCCGCTGTCCGGCCCGTATTCAGGTTCCAAGCATACTGTAGAAGCCTTTGCACTGGCATTGAGTAAAGAGCTTCAGGAATTCAATGTGGAAGTATCAACGATTAATCCAGGACCTTATTTAACCGGATTTAATGACCGTGAATTTGAAACGTGGAAAAACTGGGAGACAGATCTCAGTGAAACGGTATTTGATTACAGTAAAACGGCATTCCCGAGTGAACAATTCGACCCTCACGAAGTGACGGAACCGGCAATTAAAGTCATACTCGGTGAGACTAAGCAATACCGCAACGTCATTCCTGAGAAGATGGTTTCAGGGCTGAAAGAAAAACAGCAGGCTGTATGGGATAAGAAAACAACTGACGGTCTCGGCGAGCGTAACGAAACAGTACAGAAATCATATGACATTGAACCGGGAACTCCGGCAGAATAG
- a CDS encoding aldo/keto reductase, which yields MDYKLLGNSGLNISKYSLGTIPFSGTNGFEGAADMGQETANHFVDYALDHGINHFDTANLYAKGDAEIVLGKALGNKRKDMTIASKTGVQIQGGPNDGGATRINIESTIDKTLERLGTNYLDLYYVHMWDGRVPVSETVQVMNDLIKKGKIRYWGVSNYSGWSLAKTHTFAVENNLIPPAAHQIYYTPESREAEYELLPAGTELGIGNTIWSPLGEGMLNGKITRNQKAQPGTRQGNGWAEPYLKDKEFFYNLVEMLQDIASKHNATVPQVVLAWLRDRPNVDSVIIAARNKEQLYENVASYTLQLSDDDVSQITDFTALEPIYPHWHRAMNTMDMASESEKVYLEAYNKTMTQKDQEI from the coding sequence ATGGATTACAAACTACTGGGTAATTCAGGTTTAAATATTTCGAAGTACTCTCTTGGGACAATTCCATTCAGCGGCACAAACGGTTTTGAAGGCGCTGCGGATATGGGGCAGGAAACTGCAAATCATTTTGTCGACTATGCGCTCGATCACGGCATTAACCATTTCGATACAGCAAATCTGTACGCGAAAGGTGATGCAGAAATTGTACTCGGCAAAGCGCTGGGCAATAAGCGTAAAGATATGACGATTGCCAGCAAGACCGGTGTGCAGATTCAAGGCGGACCTAATGACGGCGGTGCAACTCGCATTAATATAGAATCCACAATTGATAAAACACTGGAACGTCTCGGGACGAATTATCTGGATCTTTATTATGTTCATATGTGGGACGGACGTGTGCCTGTTTCCGAAACAGTCCAGGTAATGAATGACCTGATTAAAAAAGGTAAAATCCGTTATTGGGGAGTTTCAAATTACAGCGGCTGGTCGTTAGCAAAAACACACACATTTGCAGTGGAAAATAATCTTATTCCGCCAGCCGCACATCAAATTTACTACACACCTGAATCACGCGAGGCGGAGTATGAACTGCTGCCTGCAGGGACAGAGCTTGGAATTGGCAACACAATCTGGTCGCCGTTAGGTGAAGGTATGCTGAATGGCAAAATTACCAGAAACCAAAAAGCACAGCCTGGCACACGCCAGGGCAATGGATGGGCCGAGCCGTACTTGAAAGATAAAGAATTCTTTTATAACCTCGTTGAAATGCTCCAGGATATTGCATCAAAACACAATGCCACAGTACCGCAGGTTGTTCTCGCGTGGCTTCGCGACAGACCCAATGTCGACTCGGTAATTATCGCTGCACGCAACAAGGAACAGCTTTATGAAAATGTGGCTTCTTATACGCTGCAATTATCCGATGACGACGTTTCACAAATTACAGATTTTACTGCTCTTGAACCAATTTACCCTCATTGGCACCGCGCAATGAACACGATGGATATGGCTTCTGAATCGGAAAAAGTATACCTCGAAGCGTATAACAAAACGATGACGCAGAAAGATCAGGAAATATAA
- the isaB gene encoding immunodominant staphylococcal antigen IsaB family protein, which produces MNMHKLVKVLASAGIAATVVTSAHVASGDDGMNTVEAAESKNSNYKYQGDTGYGDGNFLLNDALIKTLEEDGDLAFNGHAIEASETDYEKRAKKKSEFVEEHDQKFTLRGGTATKVVFPIQEETLSIDEVTEAYGDDYEVKKDKDDKYETYVYKLGDQKDEAEKNVIAFKVENDFVTQGTIGYSSSY; this is translated from the coding sequence ATGAACATGCACAAATTAGTTAAAGTGCTGGCATCAGCGGGAATTGCAGCTACTGTCGTTACAAGCGCACATGTTGCAAGCGGAGATGACGGTATGAATACAGTCGAAGCAGCAGAATCTAAAAATTCAAATTATAAATATCAAGGCGATACAGGTTACGGTGATGGAAACTTCCTTCTTAACGATGCTCTTATAAAAACACTGGAAGAAGACGGTGATTTAGCATTCAACGGCCACGCTATTGAAGCTTCAGAAACTGATTACGAAAAACGTGCGAAGAAGAAATCCGAGTTTGTTGAAGAACACGATCAAAAGTTTACACTTCGCGGAGGAACAGCAACTAAAGTCGTCTTCCCGATTCAGGAAGAAACTTTATCAATTGATGAAGTAACTGAAGCATACGGGGACGACTACGAAGTAAAAAAAGATAAAGATGATAAATACGAAACGTATGTATATAAACTCGGCGACCAGAAAGACGAAGCTGAGAAAAACGTTATAGCATTCAAAGTAGAAAATGATTTTGTAACCCAGGGAACAATCGGTTACAGCAGTTCTTACTAA
- a CDS encoding SDR family NAD(P)-dependent oxidoreductase: MKLKDKAVIITGGAGGIGSGMARAMAKEGAKVAIVDLNEEQGNAVLSELQEISPDSMFIKADLTEREKLHEIVDTVVEKYGKLDVLVNNAHASRQVNFEDTTQADMDFSFDTGFYPTFYLMQSAFPHLKESKGSVINFASGAGLEGQKTQTAYAAAKEAIRAISKVAANEWGEYGINVNIISPIAMTPGVEAWSKEHPETFEAIVSKVPMKRWGDPEKDIGPIAVFLASEDSNYMTGQTLMADGGSIQIR, from the coding sequence ATGAAATTAAAAGATAAAGCAGTTATTATTACAGGCGGTGCCGGCGGGATAGGCAGCGGTATGGCAAGAGCGATGGCAAAAGAAGGTGCTAAAGTAGCGATTGTTGATCTGAACGAAGAACAGGGCAACGCGGTACTGAGTGAACTTCAGGAAATATCACCGGATTCAATGTTCATTAAAGCGGACTTAACAGAGCGCGAAAAACTGCATGAAATCGTCGATACTGTTGTGGAGAAATACGGCAAACTCGATGTGCTTGTAAACAATGCACATGCATCCAGACAGGTGAACTTTGAAGATACAACACAGGCAGATATGGACTTCTCATTCGACACAGGATTTTATCCGACATTTTATCTGATGCAAAGTGCATTCCCGCATCTTAAAGAGTCTAAAGGCAGCGTAATTAATTTTGCCTCCGGTGCAGGTCTTGAAGGGCAAAAAACACAAACGGCATATGCAGCAGCAAAAGAAGCGATCCGTGCGATTTCAAAAGTTGCAGCAAACGAATGGGGAGAATATGGTATTAATGTGAATATCATCAGCCCAATCGCAATGACACCGGGGGTTGAAGCGTGGTCGAAAGAGCACCCTGAAACATTCGAAGCAATTGTTTCCAAAGTGCCGATGAAACGCTGGGGAGATCCTGAAAAAGATATCGGTCCGATAGCTGTGTTTTTAGCATCAGAAGATTCAAATTATATGACAGGCCAGACACTGATGGCTGACGGCGGTTCAATACAGATCCGCTAA